One Streptococcus sp. S1 DNA window includes the following coding sequences:
- a CDS encoding glycerate kinase codes for MHILLAPDSFKESLSAKQVAEALKKGFQEALPDATFDLLPIGDGGEGTMETLAGVMDVTEYQTQVTGPFGQPVSMSYYQKDEMAFFEMASLVGLGLIQAEKRNPLELETRGIGELILQLVDQGVKTICVGIGGSATNDGGIGMAAGLGVAFYDDQGHLLRPVGASLGRVARIDTSAVPKALQDIELRVLTDVTNPLCGSQGATYIFGEQKGLNPLLFPAVDQAMQGFYQLIDARILSMPGAGAGGGMAAGLVAFAGGLISSGIEKSLDLIDFDHKVQKADLVVVGEGRMDLQSLSGKAPVGVAKRTPEKIPVIAICGSLAEDLPDFPSHHIDAAFSIVRGPCEVADALAHAERNLISCARNIGNLLKIKAN; via the coding sequence ATGCATATCCTACTAGCACCGGATTCATTTAAAGAATCCCTATCCGCCAAACAAGTAGCAGAAGCCTTAAAAAAAGGATTTCAAGAAGCTCTACCAGATGCAACTTTTGATCTCCTTCCTATTGGAGATGGTGGCGAAGGAACCATGGAAACCCTTGCTGGAGTTATGGATGTAACTGAGTACCAAACTCAAGTAACAGGACCATTTGGCCAGCCTGTTTCAATGTCCTACTATCAAAAAGATGAGATGGCCTTTTTTGAGATGGCCTCTCTTGTCGGTCTAGGATTAATTCAAGCTGAAAAACGAAATCCTCTTGAACTGGAAACACGAGGAATTGGTGAACTTATTCTGCAATTGGTTGACCAAGGGGTTAAAACGATCTGTGTGGGAATTGGCGGTTCTGCAACGAATGATGGTGGGATTGGGATGGCTGCTGGACTTGGGGTAGCCTTCTATGATGATCAAGGCCATCTACTTCGTCCCGTTGGGGCTTCGCTCGGTCGTGTGGCTAGAATAGATACCAGTGCGGTTCCAAAAGCTTTACAAGACATCGAGCTCCGAGTCTTAACGGATGTCACCAATCCTCTCTGTGGCAGTCAAGGAGCGACCTATATCTTTGGTGAGCAAAAGGGATTGAATCCGCTTCTGTTTCCAGCTGTCGATCAGGCTATGCAGGGTTTTTACCAATTAATAGATGCACGAATATTGTCCATGCCTGGCGCCGGAGCTGGAGGTGGCATGGCTGCTGGCTTGGTCGCTTTTGCGGGAGGTCTGATTTCCTCAGGAATTGAAAAAAGTCTCGATTTGATTGACTTTGATCACAAAGTACAAAAAGCGGATCTGGTTGTCGTGGGAGAAGGTAGGATGGATCTCCAATCCCTTTCTGGGAAAGCTCCTGTCGGGGTAGCCAAACGAACACCAGAAAAGATACCAGTGATAGCCATTTGTGGTAGTTTAGCGGAGGATTTGCCTGATTTTCCAAGTCATCACATTGATGCTGCCTTCTCTATCGTAAGGGGTCCTTGTGAGGTAGCAGATGCACTCGCTCACGCTGAAAGAAATCTAATTTCCTGCGCGCGAAATATTGGCAACCTTTTAAAAATAAAAGCAAACTAA